The proteins below come from a single Saccharopolyspora sp. SCSIO 74807 genomic window:
- a CDS encoding 1-acyl-sn-glycerol-3-phosphate acyltransferase has protein sequence MAEIVYPPVVLAAKTMFRVLDNRLRVSGTEHIPRSGGAVIACNHVSYLDFIFCGLGAQPAERLVRFMAKKEIFDNRIAGPLMRGMHHIPVDRAVGKASYDEAVRRLRAGEVVGVFPEATISRSFTVKPIKSGAVRMAADAGVPVVPMSLWGTHRLWTKGRPRTLTKRHVPIHIHAGEPFRPGPQDDPDALTRDLRERMQTILDDLQADYPDQPTGEDDRWWLPTHLGGTAPTPDEAAALDARPTAN, from the coding sequence GTGGCTGAGATCGTCTATCCACCGGTCGTGCTCGCGGCAAAGACCATGTTCCGCGTCCTGGACAACCGGCTGCGCGTGTCGGGCACCGAACACATCCCGCGCAGCGGCGGCGCGGTGATCGCCTGCAATCACGTGAGCTACCTGGACTTCATCTTCTGCGGCCTGGGCGCGCAGCCCGCCGAGCGGCTGGTGCGGTTCATGGCCAAGAAGGAGATCTTCGACAACCGGATCGCCGGGCCGCTCATGCGCGGCATGCACCACATCCCGGTGGACCGGGCCGTGGGCAAGGCTTCGTACGACGAGGCGGTCCGGCGGCTGCGCGCGGGCGAGGTCGTCGGGGTGTTCCCGGAAGCGACCATCAGCAGGTCGTTCACCGTCAAACCGATCAAGTCCGGTGCGGTGCGGATGGCCGCCGACGCGGGGGTGCCGGTCGTGCCGATGTCGCTGTGGGGCACCCACCGGCTGTGGACGAAGGGCCGACCGCGCACGCTCACCAAGCGGCACGTGCCGATCCACATCCACGCCGGCGAGCCGTTCCGGCCCGGTCCGCAGGACGATCCCGACGCTCTCACGCGGGACCTCCGCGAGCGGATGCAGACCATCCTCGACGACCTGCAAGCCGACTACCCCGACCAGCCCACCGGCGAGGACGACCGCTGGTGGCTGCCCACCCACCTCGGCGGCACCGCCCCCACTCCCGACGAGGCGGCCGCTCTCGACGCGCGGCCCACGGCCAACTGA
- a CDS encoding Chromate resistance protein ChrB: MTDAADREQAAPGWLMLVYRVPREPTRLRASVWRRLKSIGAVYLQNSAAVLPESSSHERSLRSLRKDIGEMGGTAQLMRCDVLAGAAEVTAIYNAARDEEYEEIIDRCRGFRAEIDKETSAEKFTYAELEENDEDLAKLRGWFDKVRLRDSLGADRRAAAEQALQGCAAVLDVFADQVYLAEDGR; this comes from the coding sequence GTGACCGACGCCGCTGATCGTGAGCAGGCTGCACCGGGGTGGCTGATGCTCGTCTACCGGGTCCCGCGCGAACCGACCCGGTTGCGCGCGAGCGTGTGGCGGAGGCTGAAGAGCATCGGCGCGGTCTACCTGCAGAACTCGGCCGCCGTGCTGCCCGAGTCGAGCTCCCACGAACGCTCGCTGCGGTCCTTGCGCAAGGACATCGGGGAAATGGGCGGTACCGCCCAGCTGATGCGCTGCGACGTCCTCGCCGGGGCGGCCGAGGTCACCGCGATCTACAACGCCGCGCGCGACGAGGAGTACGAGGAGATCATCGACCGGTGCCGCGGATTCCGGGCCGAGATCGACAAGGAGACCAGCGCGGAGAAGTTCACCTACGCGGAGCTGGAGGAGAACGACGAGGACCTCGCCAAACTCCGGGGCTGGTTCGACAAGGTCCGCCTCCGCGACTCGCTCGGAGCCGACCGCCGGGCCGCGGCCGAGCAGGCACTGCAGGGCTGCGCCGCGGTGCTCGACGTCTTCGCCGATCAGGTCTACCTCGCCGAAGACGGTCGATGA
- a CDS encoding acyl-CoA dehydrogenase family protein — protein sequence MDLNGTLEATWLHELSPGSRDLLGRAGEVAEECAKRADEHDRAATFPGRDFDDLATAGLNAATVPREHGGLGLGPLNGDTLALWLMTKELARADLSLGRCWEGHTNALVLIHALATEQQQQRWFDGIVRRGEKWVAWSGEPQARKPGESTRFGTSITTVEDGWVLDGTKAFATSATGADWAILLVNTAGPGGARHADAPADGLLLLACDLSDPTVTIDDSWWDPIGMRATASHLVEFDRTFLPAQNLIGAPGAYLHQGWQSAFTPHYAASFLGAAEGAFAYAREYLIRQDKTADPYIQQRVGSMAVNVETAHLWLAHVARLWDDGQRTGAQRAGNRARHLVEHLALQTVDHCIRACGARSLVRPSPVERILRDLTFYARHDNDDHVLATIGRAALGQTHDSSFFKP from the coding sequence GTGGACCTCAACGGGACCTTGGAAGCAACGTGGCTGCACGAACTCAGCCCTGGAAGCCGCGACCTGCTCGGACGTGCGGGCGAAGTCGCCGAGGAGTGCGCCAAGCGTGCCGACGAGCACGACCGGGCGGCGACGTTCCCCGGCCGGGACTTCGACGATCTGGCCACCGCCGGCCTGAACGCAGCCACCGTTCCCCGCGAGCACGGTGGACTGGGACTCGGCCCGCTCAACGGTGACACGCTCGCGCTGTGGCTGATGACCAAGGAGCTGGCCAGAGCCGACCTCTCCCTCGGCCGATGCTGGGAAGGGCACACCAACGCGCTCGTGCTCATTCACGCGCTGGCCACCGAACAGCAACAACAGCGCTGGTTCGACGGAATCGTGCGCCGCGGCGAGAAGTGGGTCGCCTGGAGCGGGGAGCCGCAAGCCCGAAAGCCCGGTGAAAGCACCCGGTTCGGCACGAGCATCACCACCGTCGAGGACGGATGGGTCCTGGACGGCACCAAGGCGTTCGCGACGAGCGCGACCGGCGCGGACTGGGCCATCCTGCTGGTCAACACCGCAGGTCCCGGAGGCGCCCGGCACGCGGACGCGCCGGCCGACGGGCTGCTCCTGCTGGCGTGCGACCTCTCCGACCCCACCGTGACCATCGACGACTCGTGGTGGGACCCGATCGGCATGCGTGCCACCGCGAGCCATCTGGTCGAGTTCGACCGGACTTTCCTGCCCGCGCAGAACCTCATCGGTGCGCCGGGCGCCTATCTGCACCAGGGCTGGCAGAGTGCCTTCACCCCGCACTACGCGGCGAGCTTCCTCGGCGCCGCCGAAGGCGCCTTCGCCTATGCGCGCGAATACCTCATCCGGCAGGACAAAACCGCCGATCCCTACATTCAACAGCGCGTCGGCTCCATGGCCGTCAACGTCGAAACCGCTCACCTCTGGCTGGCCCACGTCGCCCGGCTCTGGGACGACGGCCAGCGCACCGGAGCGCAACGCGCAGGCAACCGCGCCCGCCACTTGGTCGAGCACCTCGCGCTGCAGACGGTCGACCACTGCATCCGCGCCTGCGGGGCGCGCAGCCTGGTTCGTCCGAGCCCGGTCGAACGGATCCTGCGCGACCTCACCTTCTACGCGCGCCATGACAACGACGATCACGTCCTCGCCACGATCGGACGAGCGGCGCTCGGGCAGACCCACGATTCCTCGTTCTTCAAACCCTGA
- a CDS encoding MFS transporter gives MSAHDRDSGPSPLRQRDFQLLWLGSTVNQILAMTSPVAFPLIAADLLGASVTQIGLITALNYLPWLLCTLPFGVYIGRLPPRAVLLAADIGRAMSISLIPILYGIGILALWHIYLVVTAVGMCTVAYEIAYQTIPPMLLPRNELTRGNARLQAGRAVSFTLGPALGGLLVTLLGAPLTPVANTVGFLISGCCTAALRIRGKVSSERPTGGLVRQLADGMRFVIAEPLLRTSTLASAIGNCCFAGYEALVVVFLAQEVTLPPSQLGPLMGVAGLGSLLGAALAGRLAKRLGSARSVWLPALAVAPFGLLLPATRPGWGTLLFVVGTLVFCAGFATFTVGQATVVQSATPPALLSRVVACTRFATRSMLFCGGLVGGALGGALGPRNALVVIMAGWILAPLLMACSRVRRLRDIPAPDPQKHSDLLSQ, from the coding sequence GTGTCCGCTCACGACCGGGACAGTGGACCTTCGCCGCTGCGCCAGCGAGACTTCCAGCTTCTGTGGCTGGGCAGCACCGTCAACCAGATCCTCGCGATGACCAGTCCGGTCGCTTTCCCACTGATCGCGGCCGACCTGCTGGGGGCATCGGTAACGCAGATCGGCCTGATCACCGCACTCAACTACCTCCCGTGGCTGTTGTGCACCCTGCCGTTCGGGGTCTACATCGGCAGATTGCCCCCTCGTGCGGTGCTGCTGGCCGCCGACATCGGGCGCGCGATGTCGATCAGCCTGATCCCGATCCTCTACGGGATCGGGATCCTCGCGCTTTGGCACATCTACCTGGTCGTCACAGCTGTCGGCATGTGCACCGTGGCTTACGAGATCGCGTACCAGACGATTCCGCCGATGCTGTTGCCGCGCAATGAATTGACCAGGGGAAATGCTCGGCTGCAGGCGGGTCGTGCGGTATCGTTCACACTCGGTCCGGCACTCGGCGGGCTGCTGGTGACACTGCTCGGCGCCCCGCTCACCCCCGTGGCCAACACAGTAGGCTTCTTGATCTCCGGATGCTGCACCGCGGCGCTGCGCATCCGCGGGAAGGTGTCCTCGGAAAGGCCGACCGGTGGGCTGGTGCGGCAGCTCGCGGACGGCATGCGGTTCGTCATCGCCGAGCCGCTGCTGCGCACCAGCACCCTCGCCTCCGCGATCGGCAACTGCTGCTTCGCAGGCTACGAGGCACTCGTGGTCGTCTTCCTCGCCCAGGAGGTGACCCTGCCGCCAAGTCAGCTGGGTCCGCTGATGGGGGTGGCCGGACTGGGCAGCTTGTTGGGCGCCGCGCTCGCGGGCAGGCTCGCGAAGCGGCTCGGCTCGGCTCGCTCGGTGTGGCTGCCCGCCCTCGCGGTCGCACCGTTCGGGCTCCTCCTCCCGGCAACCCGGCCCGGCTGGGGGACGTTGCTGTTCGTCGTGGGCACGCTCGTATTCTGCGCCGGCTTCGCCACGTTCACCGTCGGCCAGGCCACGGTGGTGCAGAGCGCCACTCCCCCAGCGCTGCTGTCCAGAGTGGTCGCCTGCACCCGGTTCGCCACCCGGAGCATGTTGTTCTGCGGAGGCCTCGTCGGCGGCGCACTCGGTGGCGCGCTCGGTCCCCGCAACGCCTTGGTCGTGATCATGGCCGGGTGGATACTCGCACCACTGCTCATGGCCTGCTCGCGGGTTCGACGCCTGCGCGACATTCCCGCGCCCGATCCGCAAAAGCACAGCGACCTCCTCTCCCAGTAG
- a CDS encoding PepSY domain-containing protein, which produces MATSTTGQPPPPEEKSQHTGSVDAVERTGAAKPRSGTAALARRVHFLAGLAVAPFLVIMCLTGLANAFTPQIVNTVHGQELFADTGTGSPRPASDQVAAAAAAHPEGIVKAVIPPPEPDRTTRVVLSVPGLPDIDEFSEEDLTVYVNPYTDHVQGELTTVKDRPPAQVWLRNAHGNLHLGPPGRLYSEFATSWVPLIVLGGLVLRLGRRRSRGLLTSSRRSTSEHARLRGLHGWLGLCLSLGLSALAVTGFSQSNFVGDRVDQLLTTLDSGEPSLESEKVAAPPGAARIDIDRVLETAGADGLRGELTITAPSEPGEVFTVEETGEGWPVQSDSIAVHPYTGQVTERLAFDDYPLLAKLNVLGVRAHDGTLFGIPNQIVVSLVALGTLVLIVLAYRMWWSRRPRGASWPPAPPPIWRAHPKTALLALVTAAAILVWVLPVVGTTLIGFLVTDMVINAVKRRRRPRT; this is translated from the coding sequence ATGGCAACGTCCACCACCGGCCAGCCACCCCCTCCAGAGGAGAAATCGCAGCACACCGGCTCGGTTGATGCCGTGGAACGCACGGGCGCGGCCAAGCCGCGTTCCGGGACGGCGGCACTCGCCCGCCGGGTGCACTTCTTGGCAGGTCTCGCGGTGGCGCCGTTTCTGGTCATCATGTGCCTCACCGGCCTGGCGAACGCGTTCACCCCGCAAATCGTCAACACCGTGCACGGGCAGGAATTGTTCGCCGATACCGGAACCGGCTCGCCGCGACCCGCATCGGACCAAGTCGCCGCAGCAGCAGCGGCGCATCCGGAAGGAATCGTGAAAGCGGTCATCCCGCCTCCTGAGCCGGACCGCACCACCCGCGTCGTCCTGTCGGTGCCCGGCCTACCGGACATCGACGAATTCTCCGAAGAAGACCTAACCGTATACGTCAACCCGTACACCGACCACGTCCAAGGTGAACTCACAACGGTCAAAGATCGCCCGCCCGCCCAGGTGTGGTTGCGCAACGCCCACGGCAACCTGCACCTCGGCCCACCGGGCAGGCTCTACTCCGAATTCGCGACCAGTTGGGTCCCGCTGATCGTTCTCGGCGGCCTCGTGCTGCGGCTCGGCCGACGACGCTCTCGCGGATTGCTGACTTCGTCGCGGCGCTCCACCAGCGAGCACGCGCGACTGCGGGGCTTGCACGGCTGGCTGGGCTTGTGTCTCAGCCTCGGCCTGTCGGCGCTGGCCGTTACCGGGTTCTCCCAATCCAATTTCGTGGGCGACCGGGTGGACCAGCTGCTCACGACACTCGATTCCGGCGAACCGAGCCTCGAATCCGAGAAGGTCGCCGCGCCACCGGGCGCAGCGCGGATCGACATCGACCGCGTGCTGGAAACCGCCGGTGCCGACGGCCTGCGCGGAGAACTGACCATCACAGCGCCCTCGGAACCCGGCGAGGTGTTCACCGTCGAGGAGACCGGCGAGGGCTGGCCCGTCCAGAGCGACAGCATCGCGGTACACCCCTACACCGGGCAGGTCACCGAACGCCTCGCGTTCGACGACTACCCGCTGCTGGCCAAGCTCAACGTCCTCGGCGTTCGGGCGCACGACGGAACGTTGTTCGGCATCCCCAACCAGATCGTCGTGTCCCTGGTCGCCCTCGGCACCCTGGTGCTGATCGTCCTGGCCTACCGGATGTGGTGGAGCCGTCGCCCGCGCGGCGCGTCGTGGCCGCCCGCCCCACCACCGATCTGGCGCGCTCACCCGAAAACTGCGCTGCTGGCACTGGTGACCGCTGCCGCGATCCTCGTCTGGGTGCTGCCCGTCGTCGGCACCACCCTGATCGGATTCCTCGTCACCGACATGGTCATCAACGCCGTGAAGCGTCGGCGGCGACCAAGAACCTGA
- a CDS encoding arabinosyltransferase domain-containing protein, translated as MSELFRNARSLRWFAVACGVLGALAAVLLPFLPVRYEITTLQWPTAQGTQAVSAPLSAYQPIRLDLDMPCSTAQGLDARTPGPAVLLSTNPPEAEYGTLTGLRLEVQDGQLRLISQGRQLGTTELPAGDCAIGVHSDGHSTDAEAGGARFAHVGGDARPQLTGIFSDVDGQLDDTAGMSFSAEVDDRYDSHPTPLKIAAMAVAVLGTAGAVFALHRIDALAGRKPVRRSRGRWRLTGRDAAVAAALLAWWLIGAMTSDDGYFLTMARVRDELGYVNDFYRWFSGPIAPMGWFVELQARWVEISTATPWIRLPALGMGLLSWVLISRFVLPRLGQRVRRSRAAGWAAAAVFLACWLPYDNGLRPEPIVVVLALLAMCTVEYAVAARQLAPAAFGLIIAAFSVAVNPHGMVAVLPFLAAAKPLLLMVRSRAQRFGWTPVLAPIAAAGLVVLVAAFSDQTWRTVLDATQVRTDIGPSQSWYEELGRYTLLFGQSPDGSLTRRFPVLLMLLCLAFCAVVLLRRGTIRGAALGPSRRLLTVAGLYFVALALTPTKHTHHFGVFAAVGGAVAALTALAASSTVLRSRRNRAVFFAGLMVVLALTFTGTNAWWYVSGWGVPWFDKPPSIKGYELSTGFLVIAAIALVVALVEHLKLDERNPPVAVEEDRTRALRLGTAPLSIVCALLMLAELASLAKAIPERWDTYNLAKDNVRQLAGSSCGLSDYVYVENDPIAGMLDPAARQPATAAPGAPPEEDESPEQYLRGTETGFRRDGIPDTKNIETGESNWTPPHRFGSDRAPVWGSYGSPANTGELRTPWYELPDRARSGDVPVVVSSAGTTSGPNSLTAEFGRDTPQGFEILSRAPLGQDGAKHWRDHRVPAPEGATRMRIVGQDKALGEQGWMAFSAPRAPRLTRMSDVVGNSPAYVEWTAAMVHPCLNVTANHHGIAELPRYRVAGGGDVRDTGQGWSSPDAGGQFGYLNVATSMAELPTYLRGDLGNDWGSLYEVHPYEPDALPASAAARTHQEDHWGWWTPGPTPNPITLPGDVPDSNNRPDLQPGPR; from the coding sequence ATGAGCGAACTGTTCCGGAATGCGCGGTCCCTGCGGTGGTTCGCGGTGGCTTGCGGGGTGCTGGGCGCCCTCGCGGCGGTGTTGTTGCCGTTCCTGCCCGTGCGCTACGAGATCACCACGTTGCAGTGGCCGACCGCGCAGGGCACGCAGGCGGTTTCCGCGCCGCTGTCGGCCTACCAGCCGATCCGGCTGGACCTGGACATGCCGTGCTCGACGGCTCAGGGGCTGGACGCGCGCACGCCCGGCCCGGCGGTGCTGCTGAGCACGAACCCGCCCGAAGCCGAGTACGGCACCCTGACCGGGCTGCGGCTGGAAGTCCAGGACGGGCAGCTGCGCCTGATCTCGCAGGGCAGGCAGCTCGGCACCACCGAGCTGCCCGCGGGCGACTGCGCGATCGGGGTGCATTCGGACGGGCACTCGACCGACGCCGAGGCCGGAGGTGCGCGGTTCGCCCACGTCGGCGGTGACGCGCGTCCGCAGCTGACCGGCATCTTCTCCGATGTGGACGGTCAGCTCGACGACACCGCCGGGATGTCGTTCTCCGCCGAGGTGGACGACCGCTACGACAGCCACCCGACCCCGCTCAAGATCGCGGCGATGGCGGTCGCGGTGCTCGGGACCGCGGGAGCGGTGTTCGCGCTGCACCGCATCGACGCGCTGGCGGGCCGCAAGCCGGTCCGCCGATCGCGCGGGCGGTGGCGGCTGACCGGGCGGGACGCCGCGGTGGCGGCTGCGCTGCTGGCGTGGTGGCTCATCGGGGCGATGACCTCCGACGACGGCTACTTCCTCACGATGGCGCGGGTCCGCGACGAGCTGGGCTACGTCAACGACTTCTACCGCTGGTTCTCCGGGCCGATCGCGCCGATGGGCTGGTTCGTCGAGTTGCAGGCGCGCTGGGTGGAGATCTCCACCGCCACGCCGTGGATCCGGCTGCCCGCGCTGGGCATGGGACTGCTGAGCTGGGTGCTGATCAGCCGGTTCGTGCTGCCCCGGCTCGGCCAGCGGGTGCGGCGCAGCCGCGCGGCCGGATGGGCGGCGGCCGCGGTGTTCCTGGCCTGCTGGCTGCCCTACGACAACGGCCTGCGCCCCGAACCGATCGTGGTGGTGCTCGCGCTGCTGGCGATGTGCACGGTGGAGTACGCGGTGGCGGCCCGGCAGCTCGCTCCCGCGGCGTTCGGGCTGATCATCGCCGCGTTCTCGGTGGCGGTGAACCCGCACGGGATGGTCGCGGTGCTGCCGTTCCTGGCGGCGGCGAAACCGCTGCTGCTCATGGTGCGAAGCCGCGCGCAGCGGTTCGGCTGGACACCGGTGCTGGCCCCGATCGCCGCCGCCGGGCTGGTCGTGCTGGTGGCGGCGTTCTCCGACCAGACCTGGCGCACCGTGCTCGACGCGACCCAGGTTCGTACCGACATCGGCCCGTCGCAGTCCTGGTACGAGGAGCTGGGCCGCTACACGCTGCTGTTCGGCCAATCCCCCGACGGCTCGCTCACCCGCCGGTTCCCGGTGCTGCTCATGTTGCTGTGCCTGGCGTTCTGCGCGGTCGTGCTGCTGCGGCGCGGCACCATCCGCGGGGCCGCGCTCGGGCCGAGCCGCCGGCTGCTGACCGTGGCCGGGCTGTACTTCGTGGCGCTGGCGCTGACGCCGACCAAGCACACCCACCACTTCGGGGTCTTCGCCGCGGTCGGGGGCGCGGTCGCGGCATTGACCGCGCTGGCCGCCAGCAGCACCGTGCTGCGCTCGCGGCGCAACCGGGCGGTGTTCTTCGCCGGGCTCATGGTGGTGCTCGCGCTGACCTTCACCGGCACCAACGCCTGGTGGTACGTCTCGGGCTGGGGCGTGCCGTGGTTCGACAAGCCGCCGTCGATCAAGGGCTACGAGCTCAGCACCGGGTTCCTCGTCATCGCCGCGATCGCGCTGGTCGTGGCGCTGGTCGAGCACCTGAAGCTGGACGAGCGCAATCCTCCGGTCGCGGTGGAGGAGGACCGCACGCGGGCGCTGCGGCTGGGCACCGCACCGCTGTCGATCGTGTGCGCGCTGCTGATGCTGGCGGAGCTCGCTTCGCTGGCGAAGGCCATCCCCGAGCGCTGGGACACCTACAACCTCGCCAAGGACAACGTGCGGCAGCTGGCCGGGTCCAGCTGCGGGCTCTCGGACTACGTCTACGTCGAGAACGACCCGATCGCCGGGATGCTCGATCCCGCCGCGCGGCAGCCTGCGACCGCAGCACCGGGCGCACCTCCCGAAGAGGACGAATCGCCCGAGCAGTACCTGCGCGGCACCGAGACCGGGTTCCGCCGCGACGGCATTCCGGATACCAAGAACATCGAAACCGGGGAGTCGAACTGGACTCCGCCGCACCGCTTCGGCTCCGACCGGGCGCCGGTGTGGGGCAGCTACGGCTCCCCCGCCAACACCGGCGAACTGCGCACGCCCTGGTACGAGCTGCCGGACCGCGCGCGCAGCGGGGACGTGCCGGTAGTGGTCAGCTCGGCCGGGACGACCTCCGGCCCGAACTCGCTGACCGCCGAGTTCGGCCGGGACACCCCGCAGGGCTTCGAGATCCTCTCCCGCGCGCCGCTCGGCCAGGACGGCGCGAAGCACTGGCGCGACCACCGCGTCCCCGCTCCGGAAGGGGCGACGCGGATGCGGATCGTCGGCCAGGACAAGGCGCTCGGCGAGCAGGGCTGGATGGCCTTCAGCGCACCGCGGGCGCCGCGCCTGACCCGGATGAGCGACGTGGTCGGCAACTCCCCCGCGTACGTGGAGTGGACCGCGGCGATGGTGCACCCCTGCCTGAACGTCACCGCGAATCACCACGGCATCGCCGAGCTGCCGCGCTACCGCGTCGCGGGCGGCGGGGACGTGCGCGACACCGGGCAGGGCTGGTCGTCACCGGACGCGGGCGGGCAGTTCGGCTACCTCAACGTCGCCACGAGCATGGCGGAGCTGCCGACCTACCTGCGCGGGGACCTCGGCAACGACTGGGGCTCGCTCTACGAGGTGCACCCCTACGAGCCGGACGCGCTGCCCGCCTCCGCCGCCGCCCGCACGCACCAGGAGGACCACTGGGGCTGGTGGACGCCGGGTCCGACGCCGAACCCGATCACCCTGCCCGGCGACGTCCCGGACTCCAACAACCGGCCGGACCTCCAGCCGGGGCCGCGATGA
- a CDS encoding type I 3-dehydroquinate dehydratase has translation MRPDDSKFEANDALINAVLTDPASATDIASHAARQEVGLVEVRADLAGDPDPVQLRERFGARLLYCLRSPGRGGGLDVAPEQRHARLLSAAEHYDVVDLEAEHDLVPELLDRIPVRRRRISWHGTAAERDVLHERFDRMAAIGAELYLLTTSASQPEQALVPLRFLADLGRSDVTAFATGTAGFWSRLLAPWLGAPVVFGRLDGDDAEVPTVEQLVADYGFPRLPPLNTVCGIVGRSVLASVSPRLHNAGYRALGIPALYLPFQVEEFEPFWGAAAESGLSELGLPLRGATVVSPHKEAALATAGTASPAARSSGSANSLVLHGDSWRADTSNNPAISLALTRFDIPVSGRKAAVIGCGGAGRAAALALAGCGADTVLVNRDPRRGRAVAELLGFEFTPLDEFRADGYSLLVHATPVTGQVPFRPAELPGDAVVVDMVYAPEETAVSAAARDRGLAVIDGWDVLLADAGCQFHFMTGQRIPTEQTRALLQAARTARRDRSPNR, from the coding sequence TTGAGACCCGATGACTCGAAATTCGAGGCCAACGACGCCTTGATCAACGCAGTGCTGACCGATCCCGCGTCTGCCACGGACATCGCATCGCACGCGGCGCGGCAGGAGGTGGGCCTGGTCGAGGTCCGTGCAGATCTCGCCGGTGACCCCGACCCGGTCCAATTGCGCGAGCGCTTCGGTGCCCGTCTGCTTTACTGCCTCCGCAGCCCCGGCCGAGGTGGCGGGCTCGACGTCGCGCCGGAGCAACGCCACGCCCGGCTGCTGTCGGCGGCCGAGCATTACGACGTGGTCGACTTGGAAGCCGAGCACGACCTGGTCCCCGAGCTGCTGGACCGGATTCCGGTGCGACGGCGCCGCATCTCGTGGCATGGAACCGCCGCGGAGCGCGACGTGCTGCACGAGCGCTTCGACCGGATGGCGGCCATCGGTGCGGAGCTCTACCTGCTCACGACGTCCGCATCGCAGCCCGAGCAGGCGCTGGTACCGCTGCGGTTCCTCGCCGACCTCGGCCGTTCGGATGTCACCGCGTTCGCGACCGGAACCGCCGGGTTCTGGAGCCGCCTGCTGGCGCCCTGGCTCGGTGCTCCCGTCGTGTTCGGCAGGTTGGACGGCGACGACGCCGAAGTCCCCACCGTCGAGCAGCTGGTCGCGGACTACGGTTTTCCCCGGTTGCCCCCGCTGAACACCGTCTGCGGCATCGTCGGCCGCTCGGTGCTGGCATCGGTCTCGCCGCGGCTGCACAACGCCGGCTACCGTGCGCTCGGCATCCCCGCGTTGTACTTGCCGTTCCAGGTGGAGGAATTCGAGCCCTTCTGGGGCGCGGCCGCCGAGTCCGGCCTGAGCGAACTCGGCCTCCCGTTGCGCGGGGCCACCGTCGTGTCACCGCACAAGGAGGCGGCGCTCGCCACGGCAGGCACCGCCAGTCCGGCGGCGCGCAGTTCGGGTTCGGCGAACTCACTGGTGTTGCACGGGGATTCCTGGCGCGCCGACACGTCCAACAACCCCGCGATCAGCCTTGCCCTGACCCGCTTCGACATACCCGTCTCCGGCCGCAAAGCCGCCGTGATCGGTTGCGGCGGCGCCGGACGCGCCGCCGCCCTCGCCCTCGCCGGCTGCGGCGCGGACACCGTGCTGGTCAACCGCGATCCCCGTCGCGGCCGTGCCGTCGCCGAACTGCTCGGCTTCGAGTTCACGCCCTTGGACGAGTTCCGCGCGGACGGATATTCGCTTCTCGTGCACGCGACACCGGTGACCGGCCAGGTGCCGTTCCGACCGGCCGAACTGCCCGGCGACGCGGTCGTCGTGGACATGGTCTACGCCCCGGAGGAGACCGCGGTCAGCGCGGCCGCCCGCGATCGGGGTCTCGCCGTCATCGACGGGTGGGACGTGCTGCTCGCCGACGCCGGTTGCCAGTTCCACTTCATGACCGGACAGCGAATCCCCACCGAGCAGACCCGCGCGCTGCTGCAAGCGGCGCGGACGGCCCGGCGCGACCGCTCCCCGAACCGCTGA
- a CDS encoding penicillin acylase family protein: MRPTPTTPDSAAAALFEVWYRRHLRPALLARALRPYVGADDAADAATRVSPAQDVLADARVDLELFEAPGDRLGPDPEKRLAEIVTSTLPAAVADLAGLLGPDRAKWSWGRLHVARARHPLAALLTGVPEDLLAAGPAPRGGSGDTVCDTAYGPDFVQSAGATFRVVVDVGRWDSSLAMNAPGQSGRLGEPHTTDLFAPWSRGEAFPLLYSRERVEEAAEQVIELRPSPEAP; the protein is encoded by the coding sequence ATGCGACCGACACCTACGACACCCGACTCGGCGGCGGCCGCGCTGTTCGAGGTCTGGTACCGGCGTCACCTGCGGCCGGCGCTGCTGGCTCGAGCGCTGCGGCCGTACGTCGGCGCCGACGACGCCGCGGACGCGGCGACCCGGGTCTCGCCTGCCCAGGACGTGCTCGCCGACGCGCGCGTCGACCTGGAGCTCTTCGAGGCACCGGGTGACCGCCTCGGCCCGGATCCGGAGAAGCGCCTGGCCGAGATCGTCACGTCGACCCTGCCCGCCGCGGTCGCCGACCTCGCCGGGCTGCTCGGCCCGGACCGGGCGAAGTGGAGCTGGGGAAGGCTGCACGTCGCCCGCGCCCGCCATCCGCTGGCCGCGTTGCTGACCGGCGTGCCCGAGGACCTCCTCGCCGCGGGCCCGGCCCCGCGAGGCGGCAGCGGCGACACCGTCTGCGACACCGCCTACGGCCCGGACTTCGTGCAGAGCGCCGGGGCGACTTTCCGCGTCGTCGTCGACGTCGGCCGATGGGACTCGTCGCTGGCGATGAACGCGCCCGGCCAGTCCGGACGCCTGGGCGAGCCGCACACGACCGACCTGTTCGCGCCGTGGAGCCGAGGTGAGGCGTTTCCGCTGCTCTACAGCCGCGAGCGGGTCGAGGAGGCAGCGGAGCAGGTCATCGAGCTGCGCCCGTCGCCCGAAGCGCCCTGA